One stretch of Comamonas testosteroni DNA includes these proteins:
- the pcaD gene encoding 3-oxoadipate enol-lactonase, with amino-acid sequence MTTSLLSTASGDFRIDLQGPDDAPVLVLSNSLGTTLEMWDAQATALRSEFRVLRYDTRGHGASVCSDGPYNFDQLGHDVLAILDALQVQQAHFCGISMGGLTGLWLGVNAGQRLRSLTVANSAARIGVESAWLERAAQVRANGAAGMQVLAESSPGRWFTPGFAAAQPAVVQRAQGWIAGIAPEGYASCCEALAREDLRAAIAAIATPTLLVAGAHDPVTTVADAQAMQAAIAGSQLVELQASHLSNLEAPEAFEQALAGFARQH; translated from the coding sequence ATGACCACCTCCCTGCTCTCCACCGCCAGCGGCGATTTCCGCATTGATCTGCAAGGCCCTGACGACGCCCCCGTGCTGGTGCTGTCCAACTCCCTGGGCACCACGCTGGAGATGTGGGATGCACAGGCAACTGCCCTGCGCAGCGAATTTCGCGTGCTGCGCTACGACACGCGCGGCCATGGCGCCAGCGTCTGCAGCGACGGCCCCTACAACTTTGACCAGCTGGGCCACGATGTGCTGGCCATACTCGACGCGCTGCAGGTACAGCAGGCGCATTTCTGCGGCATCTCCATGGGCGGCCTGACCGGCCTGTGGCTGGGTGTCAATGCCGGCCAGCGCCTGCGCAGTCTCACCGTGGCCAACAGCGCCGCCAGGATCGGCGTGGAGTCGGCCTGGCTGGAGCGAGCCGCCCAGGTGCGCGCCAACGGCGCAGCCGGCATGCAGGTCCTGGCCGAATCGTCGCCGGGCCGCTGGTTCACGCCCGGTTTTGCGGCTGCCCAGCCGGCCGTGGTGCAACGCGCCCAGGGATGGATCGCCGGCATCGCGCCCGAAGGCTATGCCAGCTGCTGTGAAGCACTGGCCCGCGAGGACCTGCGCGCAGCAATTGCCGCCATCGCCACGCCCACGCTGCTGGTGGCCGGCGCGCATGACCCCGTGACCACGGTGGCCGATGCCCAGGCCATGCAGGCCGCCATCGCCGGCTCGCAGCTGGTCGAGCTGCAGGCCTCGCACCTGTCCAATCTGGAGGCGCCCGAGGCCTTCGAACAAGCCCTGGCCGGCTTTGCACGCCAGCACTGA
- a CDS encoding 3-oxoacid CoA-transferase subunit A, with amino-acid sequence MINKIADSVAQALSGIQDGSTVLIGGFGTSGIPGELIDGLIAQGARELTVVNNNAGNGDTGLAALLKTGQVRKIICSFPRQVDSWVFDELYRSGKIELELVAQGNLAERMRAAAAGIGAFFCPTAYGTELAKGKETREINGKHYVLEYPIHGDVALIKAEKGDRWGNLTYRMSARNFGPVMASAAKFTVATVHDIVELGQLDPESVVTPGIYVSQVVKIERVATQAGGFKKAA; translated from the coding sequence ATGATCAACAAGATCGCCGACTCGGTCGCTCAGGCCCTGTCCGGCATTCAAGACGGCTCCACCGTGCTCATCGGCGGCTTCGGCACCTCGGGCATCCCCGGCGAGCTGATCGACGGCCTGATCGCCCAGGGTGCTCGCGAGCTTACCGTGGTCAACAACAATGCCGGCAATGGCGACACCGGTCTGGCCGCCCTGCTCAAGACCGGCCAGGTGCGCAAGATCATCTGCAGCTTCCCGCGCCAGGTGGACAGCTGGGTCTTCGACGAGCTGTACCGCAGCGGCAAGATCGAACTCGAGCTGGTGGCCCAGGGCAATCTGGCCGAGCGCATGCGCGCCGCTGCTGCAGGCATAGGCGCTTTCTTCTGCCCCACGGCCTACGGTACCGAACTTGCCAAAGGCAAGGAAACGCGCGAGATCAACGGCAAGCACTATGTGCTGGAGTACCCGATCCATGGCGATGTGGCCTTGATCAAGGCGGAAAAGGGCGACCGCTGGGGCAACCTGACCTACCGCATGTCGGCGCGCAACTTCGGCCCCGTGATGGCCTCGGCCGCCAAGTTCACCGTGGCCACCGTGCATGACATCGTGGAACTCGGCCAGCTTGACCCCGAATCCGTGGTCACCCCGGGCATCTATGTGAGCCAGGTGGTGAAGATCGAGCGCGTGGCCACCCAGGCCGGCGGCTTCAAGAAGGCGGCCTGA
- a CDS encoding Bug family tripartite tricarboxylate transporter substrate binding protein, whose amino-acid sequence MSNSLSLSRRRSLQTLAATALFALGTAPAMAQTPYPSKPITMIVPFSAGGTTDILARVVGQALSTELGQSIIIDNRPGAGGNIGGQAAARAAGDGYTLFMGTVGTHAINEALYKKMPFDPVKDFAPLTRVANVPNLLVAHPSQPFKTVKEMMAYAKANPGKLNFGSSGSGSSIHLSGELFKSMTHLDMVHVPYKGSAPAITDLLGNQIAIMFDNMPSAIQHVRSGKLRPIAVTTAKRSPELPDVPTVAEAGVPGYEATSWFGLFVPVKTPADIQQKLHAAIAKVLKDPAVIKKINDQGGEVVIDTQEGFAKFIDAEAKKWGKVVKDSGASV is encoded by the coding sequence ATGTCCAATTCCCTTTCCCTGTCTCGCCGCCGCAGCCTGCAGACCCTGGCAGCAACCGCCCTGTTCGCTCTGGGCACGGCTCCCGCCATGGCCCAGACGCCCTATCCCAGCAAGCCCATCACCATGATCGTGCCCTTCTCGGCCGGCGGCACGACCGACATCCTGGCGCGCGTGGTGGGTCAGGCCCTGAGCACCGAACTGGGCCAGAGCATCATCATCGACAACCGTCCCGGTGCGGGCGGCAATATCGGCGGCCAGGCAGCAGCCCGTGCAGCCGGCGACGGCTACACCCTGTTCATGGGAACTGTGGGCACGCACGCCATCAACGAAGCCCTGTACAAGAAGATGCCCTTCGACCCCGTCAAGGACTTCGCCCCTCTGACCCGGGTTGCCAATGTGCCGAATCTGCTGGTGGCCCACCCCAGCCAGCCATTCAAGACCGTCAAGGAAATGATGGCCTACGCCAAGGCCAATCCCGGCAAGCTGAACTTCGGCTCCTCGGGCTCGGGCAGCTCCATCCACCTGTCAGGCGAACTGTTCAAGTCCATGACCCATCTGGACATGGTGCATGTGCCCTACAAGGGCAGTGCGCCGGCCATCACCGATCTGCTGGGCAACCAGATCGCCATCATGTTCGACAACATGCCCTCGGCCATCCAGCATGTGCGTTCGGGCAAGCTGCGCCCCATCGCCGTGACCACCGCCAAGCGCTCGCCCGAACTGCCCGATGTACCCACGGTGGCCGAAGCCGGCGTGCCCGGCTACGAGGCCACTTCCTGGTTCGGTCTCTTCGTTCCTGTCAAGACACCTGCCGACATCCAGCAAAAGCTGCATGCCGCCATTGCCAAGGTGCTCAAGGATCCCGCCGTGATCAAGAAGATCAACGACCAGGGCGGTGAAGTCGTGATCGACACCCAGGAAGGCTTTGCCAAGTTCATCGACGCCGAAGCCAAGAAGTGGGGCAAGGTGGTCAAGGACTCCGGCGCCAGCGTTTGA
- a CDS encoding transposase, which translates to MARLPRLTLANMPHHIIQRGNNSGEIFVDAQDRLVMLDLMREMARRFDVDVHAYVLMPNHFHLLLTPRTEQGVPRFMQAVGRSYVRYFNNRHGRTGTLWEGRYRCTVLQAEQWLMATMVSMDLNPVRDGLVQRAVDWPWSSYAHNAGLQSDALISPHALFWALGNTPFARDAAYVRAVEAGLDADTQAQISHAALRGWALGEPDFIENLQQKTERRVKRQKAGRPAARTASVHED; encoded by the coding sequence ATGGCCCGTCTTCCCCGTCTCACGCTGGCAAACATGCCGCACCACATCATCCAGCGTGGCAACAACAGCGGCGAGATCTTTGTGGACGCGCAGGATCGCCTGGTCATGCTGGATCTGATGCGCGAGATGGCGCGGCGCTTCGATGTCGATGTGCATGCCTATGTGCTCATGCCCAATCACTTCCATCTGCTGCTGACGCCCAGGACGGAGCAGGGCGTGCCCCGGTTCATGCAGGCCGTGGGGCGCAGCTATGTGCGTTACTTCAACAACCGGCACGGGCGTACCGGCACCTTGTGGGAGGGACGTTACCGCTGTACCGTGCTGCAGGCCGAGCAGTGGCTGATGGCCACCATGGTCTCCATGGATCTCAACCCCGTGCGCGACGGGCTGGTGCAGCGCGCGGTGGACTGGCCCTGGTCCAGCTATGCGCACAACGCAGGCCTGCAAAGCGATGCGCTCATCAGCCCGCACGCGCTTTTCTGGGCCCTGGGCAACACGCCGTTTGCCAGAGATGCTGCTTATGTCAGGGCCGTGGAGGCCGGTCTGGATGCCGATACCCAGGCGCAGATCAGTCATGCAGCCCTGCGTGGCTGGGCTCTGGGCGAGCCCGATTTCATTGAAAATTTGCAACAAAAAACCGAGCGGCGCGTGAAGCGGCAGAAGGCCGGCAGGCCTGCAGCACGCACAGCTTCGGTGCACGAGGACTAG
- a CDS encoding IclR family transcriptional regulator, with product METVKTTSGKTPVEIDAAPLKPGDSYVQSFARGLEVIRSFSARAPEQTLSEVAAATGLTRAGARRILLTLQTLGYVRSDGKYYALTPRILDLGFAYLSSTPLWNLAEPAMEALVDEVKESCSAAVLEGLDVVYVLRVHTHKIMSTNLGVGSRLPAFWTSMGRVLLAALPPDELRALMARREQRAFTRHTLTGDDELYAEIARVREQGWALLNQELEEGLISIAAPIRNARGQTVAALNISGQANRTSEQMMRERLLPQLLAATRHISQLLSASGRMHL from the coding sequence ATGGAGACTGTAAAAACCACATCAGGGAAAACCCCTGTTGAGATCGATGCAGCCCCGCTCAAGCCCGGCGACAGCTATGTGCAGTCCTTTGCCCGCGGACTGGAAGTCATTCGTTCGTTCAGTGCCAGGGCGCCGGAGCAGACGCTCAGCGAGGTGGCTGCCGCCACGGGTCTGACACGTGCCGGTGCAAGGCGCATCCTGCTGACGCTGCAGACGCTGGGCTATGTGCGCAGCGACGGCAAGTACTACGCACTCACTCCGCGCATCCTGGATCTGGGCTTTGCCTATCTGAGCTCCACGCCGCTGTGGAATCTGGCCGAGCCGGCCATGGAGGCGCTGGTGGACGAGGTCAAGGAGTCATGCTCGGCCGCCGTGCTCGAAGGTCTGGACGTGGTCTATGTGCTGCGCGTTCACACGCACAAGATCATGAGCACCAATCTGGGCGTGGGCTCGCGACTGCCCGCCTTCTGGACATCCATGGGCCGGGTGCTGCTGGCGGCACTGCCCCCTGATGAGCTGCGGGCGCTGATGGCCCGGCGCGAACAGCGCGCCTTCACGCGCCACACGCTGACTGGCGACGACGAACTGTATGCCGAGATTGCACGTGTGCGTGAGCAGGGCTGGGCCCTGCTCAACCAGGAGCTGGAGGAGGGGCTGATCTCGATTGCGGCCCCCATACGCAATGCACGCGGCCAGACGGTGGCGGCGCTCAACATCAGTGGTCAGGCCAACCGCACCAGCGAGCAGATGATGCGCGAGAGGCTGCTGCCGCAGTTGCTGGCCGCTACGCGCCACATCAGCCAGTTGCTGAGTGCTTCGGGCCGCATGCATCTGTGA
- the pcaF gene encoding 3-oxoadipyl-CoA thiolase, producing the protein MSNQNQAFICDAIRTPFGRYGGALSGVRTDDLGALPIRALMQRNPNVDWTAVADVLYGCANQAGEDNRNVARMSALLAGLPIDVPGATINRLCGSGLDAVGTAARAIKSGEARLMIAGGVESMSRAPFVMPKAESAFSRSNAVYDTTIGWRFVNKLMKAQYGVDSMPETAENVADDFGIEREAQDRMALASQEKAAAAIAAGHLAREIVPVSIAQKKGDPIVVSQDEHPRATTIEALGKLKGVVRPDGTVTAGNASGVNDGACALLLANEEAAKQYGLVPRARVVGMAVAGVAPRIMGFGPAPAVRKVLAQTGLTLEQMDVIELNEAFAAQGLAVLRDLGIADDDRRVNQWGGAIALGHPLGASGARLATTAVNQLHALGGRYALCTMCIGVGQGIAVVLERV; encoded by the coding sequence ATGAGCAACCAGAACCAAGCCTTTATCTGCGACGCCATCCGCACCCCCTTCGGTCGCTACGGCGGTGCGCTGTCCGGCGTGCGCACCGATGATCTGGGCGCCCTGCCCATCAGGGCGCTGATGCAGCGCAACCCCAATGTGGACTGGACCGCCGTGGCCGATGTGCTCTACGGCTGCGCCAACCAGGCCGGCGAGGACAACCGCAATGTGGCCCGCATGTCGGCGCTGCTGGCCGGCCTGCCCATCGATGTGCCCGGCGCCACCATCAACCGCCTGTGCGGCTCGGGCCTGGACGCTGTCGGCACCGCCGCACGTGCCATCAAGTCCGGCGAAGCACGCCTGATGATTGCCGGCGGCGTGGAAAGCATGAGCCGCGCGCCCTTCGTCATGCCCAAGGCCGAGTCCGCCTTCAGCCGCAGCAATGCCGTCTACGACACCACCATCGGCTGGCGCTTTGTCAACAAGCTGATGAAAGCCCAGTACGGCGTGGACTCCATGCCCGAGACCGCCGAAAACGTGGCCGACGACTTCGGGATCGAACGCGAAGCCCAGGACCGAATGGCCCTGGCCAGCCAGGAAAAGGCAGCGGCAGCGATTGCCGCCGGCCATCTGGCACGCGAGATCGTGCCCGTGTCCATCGCCCAGAAGAAGGGCGACCCCATTGTCGTGAGTCAGGACGAACACCCCCGCGCCACCACCATCGAGGCGCTGGGCAAGCTCAAGGGCGTGGTACGCCCCGATGGCACGGTCACGGCCGGCAATGCCAGCGGCGTCAACGACGGCGCCTGCGCCCTGCTGCTGGCCAACGAGGAAGCGGCCAAGCAGTACGGCCTGGTGCCGCGCGCCCGTGTGGTCGGCATGGCCGTGGCCGGCGTCGCGCCGCGCATCATGGGCTTCGGCCCGGCTCCCGCCGTGCGCAAGGTGCTGGCCCAGACCGGGCTGACTCTTGAGCAGATGGATGTCATCGAGCTCAACGAAGCCTTTGCCGCACAAGGCCTGGCCGTGCTGCGCGATCTGGGCATTGCCGACGACGACCGCCGCGTCAACCAGTGGGGCGGCGCCATCGCCCTGGGTCACCCCCTGGGCGCATCGGGCGCCCGCCTGGCCACCACGGCCGTGAACCAGCTCCATGCCCTGGGCGGCCGCTATGCGCTGTGCACCATGTGCATCGGCGTGGGCCAGGGCATTGCCGTGGTGCTCGAACGCGTCTGA
- a CDS encoding 3-oxoacid CoA-transferase subunit B: MSYQKRSKDELALRVAQDIHDGAYVNLGIGQPTLVANHIPAGREIVLQSENGILGMGPAPAAGSEDYDLTNAGKQPVTLLPGGSYFHHADSFAMMRGGHLDICVLGAFQVSATGDLANWSTGEPGAIPAVGGAMDLAIGAKQTWVMMDLLTKKGESKVVARCSYPLTGLGCVKRIYTDLCTLACTAEGLRLIDKVEGLEHAELERIVGLPIAA, encoded by the coding sequence GTGAGCTATCAAAAACGAAGCAAGGACGAACTGGCCCTGCGCGTGGCCCAGGACATTCATGACGGAGCCTATGTCAATCTGGGCATAGGCCAGCCCACCCTGGTGGCCAACCACATCCCCGCAGGACGCGAGATCGTGCTGCAAAGCGAGAACGGCATTCTGGGCATGGGCCCGGCACCGGCGGCCGGCTCCGAAGACTACGACCTGACCAATGCCGGCAAGCAGCCCGTGACCCTGCTGCCCGGCGGCAGCTATTTCCACCACGCCGACAGCTTCGCCATGATGCGCGGCGGCCATCTGGACATCTGCGTGCTCGGAGCCTTCCAGGTTTCGGCCACGGGCGACCTGGCCAACTGGAGCACAGGCGAGCCCGGCGCCATACCCGCCGTGGGCGGAGCCATGGACCTGGCCATTGGCGCCAAGCAGACCTGGGTGATGATGGATCTGCTCACCAAGAAGGGCGAGAGCAAGGTCGTGGCCCGGTGCAGCTACCCGCTGACCGGCCTGGGCTGCGTCAAACGCATCTACACCGATCTGTGCACCCTGGCCTGCACTGCCGAAGGGCTGCGCCTGATCGACAAGGTCGAAGGACTGGAGCACGCCGAACTCGAACGCATCGTGGGCCTGCCCATCGCGGCCTGA
- a CDS encoding cyclase family protein, with the protein MPTLFRRWRHRPEGSTWGDFGEDDQLGRLNLLTPEKVRQGVAEVQTGQRFALSLPLDYPGGSALNPNRKPPVLRPLQRKGRVNFNCLLQELEPGRTDVLSDDMVILSLQYSTQWDGLAHVGALFDANGDGLPEPLYYNGFAAGIDIVGPAELSGTGIPAHLDDNASTSCAKALGIEGMARNGVQGRGVMVDLRAHFGDARTVVGYEQLMQAIAADGVQIEPGDMLCLHTGFAQRVLDMHKNPDPEVLEHACAVLDGRDARLLQWITDSQIAVIATDNYAVEAFPARPGAACCAALPLHEHCLFKLGVHLGELWHLTPLAHWLREHGRHRFLLTAPPLNLPGAIASPVTPVATV; encoded by the coding sequence ATGCCCACACTCTTCCGCCGCTGGAGACATCGCCCCGAAGGCTCGACCTGGGGCGATTTCGGTGAAGACGACCAGCTCGGCCGCCTGAACCTGCTGACCCCCGAAAAAGTCCGCCAAGGCGTGGCCGAAGTGCAGACCGGCCAGCGCTTTGCGCTGAGCCTGCCCCTGGACTACCCGGGCGGCAGCGCCCTCAATCCCAACCGCAAGCCCCCGGTGCTGCGTCCGCTGCAGCGCAAGGGCCGCGTCAATTTCAACTGCCTGCTGCAGGAGCTGGAGCCGGGACGTACCGACGTGCTCTCGGACGACATGGTCATCCTGTCGCTGCAGTACTCCACGCAGTGGGACGGCCTGGCCCATGTGGGCGCCCTGTTCGATGCCAATGGCGACGGTCTGCCCGAGCCGCTGTACTACAACGGCTTTGCTGCGGGTATCGACATCGTGGGCCCCGCCGAGCTGAGCGGCACCGGCATTCCCGCGCACCTGGACGACAACGCCAGCACCAGCTGCGCCAAAGCCCTGGGCATTGAAGGCATGGCCCGCAACGGCGTGCAGGGCCGCGGGGTGATGGTGGACCTGCGCGCCCACTTCGGCGACGCCCGCACCGTGGTCGGCTACGAGCAGCTGATGCAGGCCATCGCCGCCGACGGCGTGCAAATCGAGCCCGGCGACATGCTGTGCCTGCACACGGGTTTTGCCCAGCGGGTGCTGGACATGCACAAAAACCCCGACCCCGAGGTGCTGGAACACGCCTGCGCCGTGCTCGACGGGCGCGATGCGCGCCTGCTGCAGTGGATCACCGACAGCCAGATCGCCGTCATCGCCACCGACAACTACGCGGTCGAGGCCTTCCCGGCGCGCCCCGGCGCTGCCTGCTGCGCGGCCCTGCCGCTGCACGAGCATTGCCTGTTCAAGCTGGGCGTGCACCTGGGCGAGCTGTGGCACCTGACGCCGCTGGCGCACTGGCTGCGCGAGCACGGTCGCCACCGCTTCCTGCTCACGGCACCGCCGCTGAACCTGCCGGGCGCCATCGCCTCGCCGGTCACGCCCGTCGCCACGGTCTGA